One window from the genome of Bicyclus anynana chromosome 25, ilBicAnyn1.1, whole genome shotgun sequence encodes:
- the LOC112049603 gene encoding leucine-rich repeat-containing protein AAC1 produces MIGRCLLYFLVLGPYFVSGVLSSYDEYDYELYAAKDPNDEWNIFYSDDPNSTSTSTSTTTTTTTTTTTTTTPRPTTTTSTTERYPWQRNTIWNPWQRTTTWNPWRPTTTPQTTTTQQSKHGNDNGVDPKVIYLPLIAILVIIVLILTYIIASILTRKYSGRDSINNVWNNAKGRFTNRNPEDETKPPESKTEDIEAKYTNKNIADVVVNCNETQNSVVS; encoded by the exons ATGATCGGTCGatgtcttttatattttttggttttagGACCATATTTCGTTAGTGGTGTTCTAT CTTCTTATGACGAATACGATTACGAATTATATGCAGCTAAAGATCCGAATGATgaatggaatattttttatagtg aTGACCCTAATTCCACTTCAACAAGTACTTCGACCACAACGACGACCACTACAACAACGACGACCACAACAACTCCGCGCCCAACAACAACGACATCTACAACAGAACGGTATCCATGGCAACGAAACACAATATGGAACCCATGGCAACGAACCACAACATGGAACCCATGGCGACCAACAACAACCCCACAgacaacaacaacacaacaatcAAAACATGGAAATGATAATG gtgtTGATCCGAAAGTCATCTATTTACCATTGATAGCCATTCTGGTTATTATAGTGTTGATTCTTACATACATTATAGCATCGATATTAACAAGGAAATACAGCGGAAGAGATAGTATTAACAATGTATGGAATAATGCCAAAGGGAGATTTACTAATCGTAACCCAGAAGACGAAACGAAACCACCAGAAAGTAAAACTGAAGATATAGAAgctaaatatacaaataaaaatatagccgaTGTTGTTGTAAATTGCAATGAAACACAGAATAGTGTTGTAAGTTAA
- the LOC112049606 gene encoding uncharacterized protein LOC112049606, whose translation MWYPYDDGMSTAVYAHLSVADESARIISPHYAAANQERGCLFLSYKLKYTGSNATIRVYQKPNHLPLNELLNLSDEAKKDYIIFEVRANPGDLPFYSVLLTLKQLQDDGFQIIIEGVPGVSFATLTVHNANLLQGSECTDAEYSTSLPSPDDVHEYYVYTTTTTPPTTIPPPTTRQQPLGINDYEIVIYVIITVLLIVTVLILLSILVAVTRRLDVPDSLNTLWMNIVGTYSRRNTEQDVKPLEVEYSTKNSHKAVIQ comes from the exons ATGTGGTATCCTTACG ATGATGGAATGTCGACTGCAGTATATGCTCACTTGTCCGTCGCAGACGAATCAGCTCGTATTATATCTCCACATTACGCTGCCGCTAATCAAGAACGAGgctgtttatttttatcatacaaaTTGAAATACACTGGCAGCAA CGCTACAATACGAGTGTACCAAAAGCCGAATCACTTACCTCTCAATGAATTACTCAACTTGAGCGATGAAGCGAAGAAGGATTACATCATTTTCGAAGTACGAGCGAACCCAGGGGACTTGCCTTTTTATAGCGTTTTATTAACACTAAAGCAGCTACAGGACGATGGTTTCCAG atcaTCATAGAGGGTGTCCCCGGTGTAAGTTTCGCGACATTGACGGTACATAATGCAAACTTGCTCCAGGGAAGCGAGTGCACGGATGCTGAATATTCCACCAGTCTACCATCTCCAG ATGACGTCCACGAGTACTATGTatatacaacaacaacaacaccgCCAACAACAATCCCTCCGCCAACAACAAGGCAACAACCATTAGGAATAAACG ATTACGAGATAGTTATCTACGTGATCATCACAGTTTTGCTGATTGTGACTGTGCTGATTCTTCTTTCTATTCTCGTGGCTGTGACTCGAAGACTTGATGTACCAGATAGTCTGAATACTCTATGGATGAACATCGTAGGGACATACTCTCGCCGGAATACCGAACAAGATGTTAAACCACTTGAAGTAGAATACTCTACCAAGAATTCACACAAAGCTGTCATACAGTGA
- the LOC128199499 gene encoding uncharacterized protein LOC128199499, with protein MVVQCLVVLFVCAMFNAIDRTTSTTKNPPPTTVTAQQPLGLNDSLSCDFNNNFCGWKNDPQATDEWHRDESGVLYAYLVVENTALRLLSPIYDRILAETGCFSSSFIIQTGLGYTIRIYQKPVNVALTELLQNNNIGKKEYILFEAKATTGHYDAHINPVTALKKFDDDFQIIIEVTCNKFFVIPRIDKVAILQGSNCTAVDMTATTPSTDTFEAYYIHTVTTTTLPPTTTRRKKFY; from the exons ATGGTTGTCCAGTGTTTAgtggttttatttgtttgcgCAATGTTTAATGCTATCG ACAGAACAACATCAACAACCAAAAACCCGCCGCCAACAACAGTTACGGCACAACAACCGCTAGGATTAAACG ATTCTTTAAGTTGTGATTTCAACAACAACTTCTGCGGTTGGAAAAATGATCCCCAGGCAACTGACGAATGGCACAGAGAcg AGTCAGGAGTTCTTTACGCTTACTTAGTAGTAGAAAACACCGCACTTCGTTTGCTGTCCCCAATTTACGATCGTATTTTGGCTGAAACAGGCTGTTTTTCATCCAGTTTTATTATCCAAACTGGTCTTGG aTATACAATCCGGATTTATCAAAAACCAGTTAATGTAGCACTTACAGAGTTGCTTCAGAACAACAATATAGGGAAGAAGGAATACATACTCTTTGAGGCGAAGGCAACGACAGGTCATTATGACGCACATATTAACCCTGTGACAGCACTTAAGAAATTCGATGATGACTTtcag ATTATCATAGAAGTGACCTGCAATAAGTTTTTCGTAATTCCGCGAATAGACAAAGTCGCTATACTTCAAGGCAGTAACTGCACTGCAGTGGACATGACTGCCACTACTCCATCTACAG ATACATTTGAagcatattatatacatactgTAACTACAACAACACTTCCGCCAACAACAACTAGAcgaaaaaaattttattaa